The nucleotide sequence TTGTCGGTATCGGAATCAATCTAAGTACCCAAAATTTCCCTGAAGAATTAAAAAACAAAGCGGGATCGATTGCCGGAGTTTCTAAACAAGTAGAACGAGAACGACTTGTTGCCCAAATCTATTTGGAGTTTGTTAAAGTGTTCAGTGATTTTAAAAACCCTACAATTATTGCCAATTATCGTCACTCATTGGGGACAATTGGCAAAGAAGTTGAAGTTCGGGTTGGTAGTAAAATAATCAGGGGAATTGCTAGGGACATCGATGACGATGGCAGTTTAGTTGTTGAACTAAATGATGGCGAACTCCGGCACCTTGCTAGCGGAGATGTCGTCAAAGTAAATACCCCAAATTCCAATTATTATGGTTAACGGAGGAAACTATGGGACTAACTAATCAGACCCCAGAAGATCAAGTTCAGAAAATATTTGACGAGATTGCGGGTAACTATGATAGAATGAATGATCTTATCAGTTTGCAGTCACATAAACGGTGGCGCAATCAAATGGTTGATATGATGGCACTTCGACAGGGTGATCACGTTTTAGATTTGTGTTGTGGAACTGCTGACCTAACGATTGCGACAGCTGGTAAGGTTGGTTCAACTGGGCACGTGGTTGGTCTTGATTTCAGTAAAGAAATGGTTAAGTCCGGTCAAAAGAAGGTTGAACAAGCAGGGCTTGAGGAGCAAATTGAGTTTCAAATTGGTGATGCAATGAATTTACCATTTGAATCGAATAGCTTTGATGCGGTGACCCTTGGATTTGGGTTAAGAAATGTACCTGATGCAGCTGCTGTCCTTCGCGAAATGCGGAGAGTTGTTAAACCAGGAGGGACTGTTGCTTGCCTGGAAACTTCGCAACCGCAAAATCCTGTAATCAAATTCTTTTGGAAACAATACTTCAAACTAGTTCCCGTGATGGGACAAGTTGTTAGTCACCATTTCAAGCAGTATAGTTACTTAGAACAAACCGCAGGGCAATTTGTTTCGGCACCAAAACTAAAGCAAATGTTTGAGACGGCGGGTCTTCGCAAGGTTAAGGTTAAGACCTTAATGTTCGGAGCTGCCGCAATTCACATTGGTAAAAAATAAAGTATGAGGATATTTAAATGATTACAATTTCTGAGATGGGTTTACAGATCTCCGGTAAAAAACTGTACGATAACGTTAACTTAAAATTCACCCCTGGTAATTGTTACGGGGTAATTGGGGCTAATGGAGCTGGAAAGTCAACTTTTCTTAAGTTACTTGAGGGCAAACTTTCTCCAAGTACTGGTGAGGTTCACGTTGATAAAAATGAACGAATTTCTAGTTTGAGCCAAGACCACTATGGTTTTGAAGACCAGACAGTAATGCAAACGGTTATTCAAGGCTACCAACATCTTTCAGATGTGATGCAGGAAAAGGACGCTTTGTATGCCAAAGAAGATTTTTCTGAAGAAGATGGAATCAAGGCAGCTGACCTAGAAGCTGAGTTTGCTGAAATGGATGGTTGGAACGCCGAACCAGACGCATCACAATTGCTTCAGTCTCTAGAAATCCCAGAAGAAATGCACCAACAATTAATGAGTGAATTGACTGAAGGCCAGAAGGTTAAGGTGTTATTGGCTCGAGCTCTTTTTGGTGAACCAGATATCTTGCTACTTGATGAACCTACCAACGGTTTGGATGTCTACACGATCAATTGGTTGGAGAACTTCCTTGCGGATTATTCAAAAATCACAATCATTGTTTCCCATGATAGACATTTCTTGAACCAGACATGTACCATGATGTGTGACGTTGATTTTGGTGAAATTAATATGTTCGTTGGTAACTATGATTTTTGGCTAAAATCAAGCCAACTAGCTGCCAAAATGAAAAGTGATTCTAATGCAAAAAAAGAAGAAAAGGTTAAAGAACTTCAGGAGTTTATTGCCAGATTTAGTGCTAATGCTTCTAAGTCAAAGCAAGCAACTTCACGGAAGAAGCAACTGGATAAGATTACCCTTGATGATATTAAGCCATCTTCTCGAAAATACCCATTCATTAAATTTGAACAGGAGCGTCCACTTGGAAATGATTTAGTTAGAGTGGATAAAGTTTCTAAAACAATTGACGGGGTCAAAGTTTTGGATAACGTTTCATTTACTTTGAGGCCAACTGACAAGACTGCATTTGTCAGTCGAAATGACTTGATCACCACTACATTGATGCAAATTATGGCTGGCAATGTTGAACCGGACTCAGGTGAAGTTGTCTGGGGGCAAACTGTTAAATCATCCGCAATCTCAAAGGATTTTGCCAGTGAGTTTAATAATAATGACCTGCGGATTATTGACTGGCTTCGTCAATATGCGCCAAAGGGTAGTGATGATGATGCTTTCTTACGTCAATTCTTAGGAAGAATGCTCTTCTCTGGGGATGACGTTGATAAGAAGGTTAAAGTCCTCTCTGGTGGTGAAAAAGTCCGTTGTATGCTTTCTAAGATGATGTTAGAAAAGGGTAACACTCTGATATTGGATGATCCTACTAACCATCTGGATTTGGAATCAATTACGTCATTAAACGAAGGCTTAGCTGGCTTTCCAGGTGCAATTCTGTTTACTTCTCATGACCATGAGTTTATTCAAACAATTGCTAACAGAATTATTGAGGTTTCCAGCAATGGAATCATTGATAAGGCTGATACAACTTATGACGAATTTATTAACCACCCAGATGTTCAAAATAAATTAGCTAATTTGTACGACTAATAAAAAAGCCTCTAAGAGCATTGCTCTTAGAGGCTTTTACTGTATTAATCTGAATTACATCACGAGACTTAACAGCATAACCATGACGATACCAACGACCGAAATGATTGATTCAAGCACTGTCCAAGTTTGTAAAGTTTGTTTAACAGTTAAATCGAAATATTCTCTAAACATCCAGAAACCAGCATCGTTAACGTGTGATGCGGCAAGTGATCCAGCACCGATTGATAGTACCATCAATGCAGGGTTAACACCTGATTGTGCCATCAGTGGAGCAACAATTCCTGCGGCGGTTAATGACGCAACGGTTGCGGAACCAAGGGCGATACGAAGCACAACGGCAACTAACCAACCAAGTAATAATGGTGAAAGTGATGAGTGAATAAAGATCTTGGCAACTTCTTTACCAACACCACCATCAATAAGAACTTGTTTGAAGGCACCACCACCACCGATAACCAATAGCAACATAGCAATTGATTTAACGGCATTTTCAAGTGATTCCATAATTTGAGCAGTTGTCCGCTTACGGTTCCAACCCATTGTCCACATTGCGAAGAATAATGAAATTAACATCGCAATACTTGGTGAACCAATGAATTCGATAATTGAATCAACAGTAGATGGATTCTTAGGTGCTTGACCACCGTGAACTGTCATTGTGTAGATTGTAGTAATTGCTAACAAGATAACTGGGAATAAAGCAGTTAAAACAGAAATTCCAAATGAAGGAGCTTCATCTGGTGAGAATTGCTTAACTTCACCGATTGATGAAAGATTTCCCTTACGATCAAATGCTTCTGGAGCATATTTGCGGGCAAGTTTTGAGAACAATGGACCAGCAATGTATGCAGCTACAATGGCAATAATCAAACCAAATAGCAGAACGTGACCATCGTTAGCTCCTAAAACTTGAGCAATAGCAACTGGAGCGGGGTGAGGTGGTAAGAATCCGTGGGTAACAGATAAGGCTGCTGCCATTGGAATTCCTAAATAAAGAATTGGTACACCGGCATCAAGGGCAATCGCGAATACGATTGGCACTAACAGAACCATCCCAACTTCGAAGAAGAGGGCGATACCCAAGATAAATGAGGCAACCATGATTGCTAGTTGAAGACGAGTTTTACCAAAACGTTGGATCATGGTTTCGGCGATGATATAGGCACCACCGGAATCAGACACCAGCCTTCCAAGCATGGCACCAAAACCAAACACCATTGAAAGCTCACCTAACTGGCTTCCAATACCGTTAGAAACTGACTCGGCAATATTTGCCATTGGCATTCCTAACATGATAGCTGTAACTACTGCTGTTAAGACCAAAGAAACGAATGTGTTGATCTTAAACCTAATGATCAGAACTAGTAAGAAGATAATTCCGATAACTAATGCGATTAATTTCATTTTCTTTCCCCTTTCAAATAAATGGTATCTTGACTTTAATTAGGCGTTACTTTCGCTTCCGCCATCTGGGTTTTCATGCCGACGCTGGAAATCAGCAATGTTCTTGTACTCAGGTTGAAGTGAACGACTTAATCGAATGTAAATAGGAACTAATTCGCGGTAAGCGGTAAAGTTCGCTGCGTCTGGATGATGTACATTTGTTGTCCCCACAAATTTTGAAACATCACTCAAACTATCGATTAAGCCAAGGCTGTACATTCCAAGGGTTGCTGCACCAAGAGCGGTACTTTCAAAACTTTCTGGAATGGCAACGTCTTGCTCAAAGATGTCAGTGAGCATTTGGCGCCAAAGTTCTGAACGGGCGAAGCCACCACTAGCTTGGATACTAGTTGGTTTGCCGACAACTTCTTCAAGGGCGAGCATAACTGTGTATAAGTTATAAACAATTCCTTCCAAAGCAGCCCGAATCATGTGTGCACGGGTGTGAGTTCTGGTTAAACCAAAGAATGAACCACGGGCGTTAGCGTCCCAAATTGGGGCACGTTCGCCACCAAGGAATGGGAAGAAGAGCAATCCATCTGAACCTGCTGGAACCTTAGCTGCAATTTCAGTAAGTAAGTCATATGGATCAATCTTCATTTGTTCTGCGGTAACCTTTTCAGGGGCGCAAAGTTGATCACGAACCCAACGGAAGACAACTCCACCGTTGTTAACTGGTCCGCCAACAACCCACATATCCTTTGCAAGGTAGTAGCAGAATACTCGAGCCTTTGGATCAGTCTTTGGCTTGTCAGTTACAACCCGTACGGCACCTGAAGTACCAATGGTAACGGCAACGACGCCAGGCTTGATGGCGTTAACACCAAGGTTAGCTAATGGGCCATCTGAAGCACCAATGATAAATGGAGTATCAGCAGAGATACCAAGTACCTTAGCGTACTCTTCATGGATACCCTTTAATTGGTAGGTAGTATCAACTAATTCAGGAAGTTGATCAGCGGTTACACCGGCAACTTTAAGGGCTTCTTCATCCCAATCCATGTTGAAGATGTTGAAAAGACCAGTTGCGTTGGCAATTGAGTAATCTTCCTTTAATACACCAAACAATTTGTGGATAATGTATTCCTTAATTCCAACGAAATAACTAGCTTGCTTAAACAATTCCGGTTTGTCATTTCTGAGCCAGATTAGTTTAGTAAGTGGTGTCATTGGGTGGATAGGAGTACCGGTGTGTTGGTAAATCTCCATTCCTTTATCACTGTTCTTCAACTCATCAGCGTAGTGAACAGCACGGTTGTCACCCCAAGTAATGGCACGGGTAAGCGGCTTGTAATTATCGTCCAATAAAATCAAGCTGTGCATAGCACATGAGAATGAAACTCCTTTAAGTTCACCCTCCGCCAGGTTTGCTTTTCTAAGAACCTCAGTAATTCCGTCTGACATTGCAGAAAAAATTTCTTCAGGATCTTCTTCGGCCATATCTGGCGTGTCTTGGTAAAGAGGGTACCCATTATTTGAGTAACCACTAACTTTCCCCTCTGTATCAAAAAGAACGGTCTTTACACTAGTCGTTCCAATGTCTACTCCCAGAGTGTAATCCATAAAAATAACTTCCTTTCTTAAAGTCAAAAAGAGCGGTATCCGTATCGAAATAAAATAACTTAGATGATAGAATATAAATGTTATTCGCAAATAAGACCATTACCAAATACGGGTACCGCTTTCAAATTAAAATTTAGCATGTTGCAAACTCTAGGACAACTATAATGCCTTATGAGTTTTATTAGTTGCTACAATAGATTATATGGAAAAAAATTTCACAAAGCAACCTTTTTGTTGTAAAATATTTACAACGACAACGAAATAATTAAGGGGTGAAACTAGTGAGTACACCAGTACAGTTATTAAAACAGTATTTTGACGATTTAAGCAGAACCAACAAGAAGATTGCCAGATATGTCATAGACAATCCACAAGATGCCTCTGAAGCAAACATTGAGGAACTTGCTGAAAAAACAAACACATCAACGGCATCAGTTTCAAGGCTGGTGAAAACGCTTGGTTACAATAATTTTAGGGAATTCACACTGTCGCTTGCGTACACCCAGCTTCGACCACAAAATCTTCCTATATTTAAGGATATTGACGCAAATGATACTTTAGATGTAATTGCAGACAAGACGTTTAACAGTTCACAGAGAGCCTTACAGGACACGAGAGCAGGTATAGAGGAAGCGGATTTTGCTAGAAGTGTTTTGAGAATTATTAATTGTGATCGACTTGGATTCTTTGGTTTAGGTGGCTCAGCCGTTGCTGCTTTGGACGGTTACCATAAGTTTTTGAGAACCTCAATTGACTGTTTTTACCATCCGGACTTTGACGTGCAATTGATGCAAGCGGTAAAATTAGACCAAGACGATTGTGCAATTGTTATTTCTCATTCCGGTAAAAACCGCCAGACGTTAAAATTATTGGAAACGTTGAAGGGTAATGGGGTAACTGTTATTGGAATTACTAGTTACATTGATTCCCCATTAGCACTTCACAGTGACATTACGTTTATTTCATCTAGTGATGAAGCTAATTACCGTTCTGAAGGAATGTACTCATTGATTGCGCAAATGACGATTATTGATACTCTCTTTATGATGGCAACAGTTAGAATGGGACCAGCGACTGAAGAAACAATTCGCAACGTGCAGGGAATCATCGAGAGTACCAGAAATTAAATCTGAAGCTTTAGGATGATGCTTAAATGAAAAGACAAGACATTCAACCGATTTATAAACGAGCGAATAAGAATCGCAAGCTCTTTTTCCGGTGGAGTCTTGTCTTTTTGATTGTCTTGGTTATCGTGGGTGGTGGCTACACAATATATCATTTTCACCGTGAACAATTATTGAAACAGTACCCAGTTCGAGGGGTCTCCGTCAGCCAAACTGATGGTTACATTGATTTTGAGCAACTAAAAAATGACGACTATAAGTTTGTGTATTTAAAGGCGTCACAAGGATCAGTGTATACAGATGACAGTTTTAGTAATAATTTTCAAAGGAGCCAAGGATCTCAGCTACCAATTGGGGTATACCATGTGTTTTCATTCAGCAGTTCACCAGCATCCCAATTTAGAAACTTTGTCCGTCAGGTAGGTTATGACACTGGAAGCCTACCCATCGGAATTGATGTGCAACCTTATGGTACATACAACAAAGACACCCTGAACTACAAACGGGTGTCTAAAAATTTAAAGCTATTCATTTCTAAACTTCGAAATTACTATCAACGTCCAGTGGTGATTTGGACTGACAAGTCGATAATTTCTGGAATGGATATTCAAACCAACGACAACCAGCAGTTGTGGTTAAACGATGGCAAACTTGGCAAACCAAATTCGGACGCAACCTTTATTTTTGTTGATCCTAATGCTGCAGTAAAGATGGATAACCAAACAGCATTTCTAAACGAATCCGTGTTTAACGGAAACGAGAGCAAATGGCATCGATATCTTAATCAAATCTTGAGCCGCTAAGCTAGACTTAATTTATAAGTGGCGTTGTCTGATTCATCATAAAATTTTATCGGTTTGCCGGCATTAGTCTGGATTTCAATTTTATAGCCAAAGTTATCAACAAGAACCACTTCGTCCCGATCAGTTTTCTTAACCTGAACAGGGACCGAATGACGATCAATCTTGAGGTCAAACGCCGATTGGATTTCGAGGGTGTGTCTGTGAGAATTATTGTCAGTATAGTGATAAGTTCCTGGAAAAATGGGATTTTTGACTGAAGTTTTGTAAACATTGTTGTCCCGCTTTCTGAATAGTGACTGGAATGGTTTGATTAGTGAGTTGAACTTCAATAAGTTACCTCCAAAATAGAAAATACCTGATTACTTGAATTTTAGTTATTGTAACGAATAAATATGACGAGACTAATAACGAGAAATTTCAATCCTGTAAAAACCTTGTTACAATAAGTAAAGAAGAAAGGATGATTCGAATGATTAAACTTGGGGTTATTGGCACAAACTGGATTACCCAACAATTTGTTGAAGCGGTCCAAACATTAAAGGAGTACGACTTTACTAGTGTTTATTCTCGGAAAGTGGAGACTGCCGAAGAATTTGCTAGCAAAAACGGAGCAAGTAATACTTACACTGATTTGAAAGAATTCTTTTCAAGCGACAATTTTGACACGGTTTACATTGCCTCACCAAACAGCCTGCACTTTGACCAGGCAAAGCAAGCGATTGAGAATGGTAAGAATGTGATTGTTGAAAAGCCAGCGTTTGCTAACCAAAAACAAATGGCTGAATTTCAAACCTTACTTGCAAGTCATCCAGAAGTTAAGTTTTTTGAAGCTGCTAGAAATATCCACACAGCTAATTTCCATTCAATTGAAGACCAAATGGCAAAAATGGCTGGAATCTCTGGAGCAGAATTCACCTATTCTAAGTACTCGTCACGTTATGACAAAGTATTAGCAGGGGAAGAACCAAATGTATTCTCACTTAAGTTTGCTGGTGGGGCACTGCAAGACCTTGGTGTTTACACAGTGTACGACGCCGTAACTTTGTTTGGCCTACCAGAGGAAGTTGCCTACTTCCCTAAACTTGTTGCTACGGGAGTCGATGGCAAAGGAACTGCAATTTTAAAGTATTCCAAATTTGTGGTCACACTTAACTTTTCAAAAATGTCGAATTCACAGATGACATCTGAAATCGCCGGGTTAAAAGATTTTATTGAAATCGATGATGCTGGTGAGATTACCGA is from Lentilactobacillus curieae and encodes:
- a CDS encoding demethylmenaquinone methyltransferase, producing the protein MGLTNQTPEDQVQKIFDEIAGNYDRMNDLISLQSHKRWRNQMVDMMALRQGDHVLDLCCGTADLTIATAGKVGSTGHVVGLDFSKEMVKSGQKKVEQAGLEEQIEFQIGDAMNLPFESNSFDAVTLGFGLRNVPDAAAVLREMRRVVKPGGTVACLETSQPQNPVIKFFWKQYFKLVPVMGQVVSHHFKQYSYLEQTAGQFVSAPKLKQMFETAGLRKVKVKTLMFGAAAIHIGKK
- a CDS encoding ABC-F family ATP-binding cassette domain-containing protein, which translates into the protein MITISEMGLQISGKKLYDNVNLKFTPGNCYGVIGANGAGKSTFLKLLEGKLSPSTGEVHVDKNERISSLSQDHYGFEDQTVMQTVIQGYQHLSDVMQEKDALYAKEDFSEEDGIKAADLEAEFAEMDGWNAEPDASQLLQSLEIPEEMHQQLMSELTEGQKVKVLLARALFGEPDILLLDEPTNGLDVYTINWLENFLADYSKITIIVSHDRHFLNQTCTMMCDVDFGEINMFVGNYDFWLKSSQLAAKMKSDSNAKKEEKVKELQEFIARFSANASKSKQATSRKKQLDKITLDDIKPSSRKYPFIKFEQERPLGNDLVRVDKVSKTIDGVKVLDNVSFTLRPTDKTAFVSRNDLITTTLMQIMAGNVEPDSGEVVWGQTVKSSAISKDFASEFNNNDLRIIDWLRQYAPKGSDDDAFLRQFLGRMLFSGDDVDKKVKVLSGGEKVRCMLSKMMLEKGNTLILDDPTNHLDLESITSLNEGLAGFPGAILFTSHDHEFIQTIANRIIEVSSNGIIDKADTTYDEFINHPDVQNKLANLYD
- a CDS encoding gluconate:H+ symporter translates to MKLIALVIGIIFLLVLIIRFKINTFVSLVLTAVVTAIMLGMPMANIAESVSNGIGSQLGELSMVFGFGAMLGRLVSDSGGAYIIAETMIQRFGKTRLQLAIMVASFILGIALFFEVGMVLLVPIVFAIALDAGVPILYLGIPMAAALSVTHGFLPPHPAPVAIAQVLGANDGHVLLFGLIIAIVAAYIAGPLFSKLARKYAPEAFDRKGNLSSIGEVKQFSPDEAPSFGISVLTALFPVILLAITTIYTMTVHGGQAPKNPSTVDSIIEFIGSPSIAMLISLFFAMWTMGWNRKRTTAQIMESLENAVKSIAMLLLVIGGGGAFKQVLIDGGVGKEVAKIFIHSSLSPLLLGWLVAVVLRIALGSATVASLTAAGIVAPLMAQSGVNPALMVLSIGAGSLAASHVNDAGFWMFREYFDLTVKQTLQTWTVLESIISVVGIVMVMLLSLVM
- the gntK gene encoding gluconokinase, whose amino-acid sequence is MDYTLGVDIGTTSVKTVLFDTEGKVSGYSNNGYPLYQDTPDMAEEDPEEIFSAMSDGITEVLRKANLAEGELKGVSFSCAMHSLILLDDNYKPLTRAITWGDNRAVHYADELKNSDKGMEIYQHTGTPIHPMTPLTKLIWLRNDKPELFKQASYFVGIKEYIIHKLFGVLKEDYSIANATGLFNIFNMDWDEEALKVAGVTADQLPELVDTTYQLKGIHEEYAKVLGISADTPFIIGASDGPLANLGVNAIKPGVVAVTIGTSGAVRVVTDKPKTDPKARVFCYYLAKDMWVVGGPVNNGGVVFRWVRDQLCAPEKVTAEQMKIDPYDLLTEIAAKVPAGSDGLLFFPFLGGERAPIWDANARGSFFGLTRTHTRAHMIRAALEGIVYNLYTVMLALEEVVGKPTSIQASGGFARSELWRQMLTDIFEQDVAIPESFESTALGAATLGMYSLGLIDSLSDVSKFVGTTNVHHPDAANFTAYRELVPIYIRLSRSLQPEYKNIADFQRRHENPDGGSESNA
- a CDS encoding MurR/RpiR family transcriptional regulator; this encodes MSTPVQLLKQYFDDLSRTNKKIARYVIDNPQDASEANIEELAEKTNTSTASVSRLVKTLGYNNFREFTLSLAYTQLRPQNLPIFKDIDANDTLDVIADKTFNSSQRALQDTRAGIEEADFARSVLRIINCDRLGFFGLGGSAVAALDGYHKFLRTSIDCFYHPDFDVQLMQAVKLDQDDCAIVISHSGKNRQTLKLLETLKGNGVTVIGITSYIDSPLALHSDITFISSSDEANYRSEGMYSLIAQMTIIDTLFMMATVRMGPATEETIRNVQGIIESTRN
- a CDS encoding GH25 family lysozyme, whose protein sequence is MKRQDIQPIYKRANKNRKLFFRWSLVFLIVLVIVGGGYTIYHFHREQLLKQYPVRGVSVSQTDGYIDFEQLKNDDYKFVYLKASQGSVYTDDSFSNNFQRSQGSQLPIGVYHVFSFSSSPASQFRNFVRQVGYDTGSLPIGIDVQPYGTYNKDTLNYKRVSKNLKLFISKLRNYYQRPVVIWTDKSIISGMDIQTNDNQQLWLNDGKLGKPNSDATFIFVDPNAAVKMDNQTAFLNESVFNGNESKWHRYLNQILSR
- a CDS encoding DUF4828 domain-containing protein; translated protein: MKFNSLIKPFQSLFRKRDNNVYKTSVKNPIFPGTYHYTDNNSHRHTLEIQSAFDLKIDRHSVPVQVKKTDRDEVVLVDNFGYKIEIQTNAGKPIKFYDESDNATYKLSLA
- a CDS encoding Gfo/Idh/MocA family protein codes for the protein MIKLGVIGTNWITQQFVEAVQTLKEYDFTSVYSRKVETAEEFASKNGASNTYTDLKEFFSSDNFDTVYIASPNSLHFDQAKQAIENGKNVIVEKPAFANQKQMAEFQTLLASHPEVKFFEAARNIHTANFHSIEDQMAKMAGISGAEFTYSKYSSRYDKVLAGEEPNVFSLKFAGGALQDLGVYTVYDAVTLFGLPEEVAYFPKLVATGVDGKGTAILKYSKFVVTLNFSKMSNSQMTSEIAGLKDFIEIDDAGEITEVSYHDADGNRQVIGNSNKENPMIEEAIDFAKVIDNPEDSEMQRLYKYWNQLSINVNKVLFNLRQDANIVFVDEEK